From a single Veillonellales bacterium genomic region:
- a CDS encoding lysylphosphatidylglycerol synthase transmembrane domain-containing protein, which translates to MAKFYKRLILLILLVGCISGAVIYFTVDIHTLRHLNAFQPWSLGLALLLLAVGLFFDGTRLMHLVRISGEHIRLVEAVQVVFGNYFLALLTPGAAGGAVAQVMFLRRAGVPTGKATVLVVVRTILSIVFLLVCLPLVFYHDPGLMPWLSQRVLAVASIGCVISVFGVIWMLRTSLPNYLLVVLTKKISHTRRRRIFSAYRDVRGAVFMLSSAPRSMLRVLAESAVSLLAIYSVVPILFMGMGISFDWKYIMGRMIFLNILLYFAPTPGGSGIAEGGFVLLFSDFLPSGTVGIAAVAWRMLAEYVPFTIGLYFTIKVFGRDFLSNQIK; encoded by the coding sequence ATGGCTAAATTTTATAAACGACTTATCTTACTGATTTTACTGGTAGGATGCATATCGGGTGCAGTTATCTATTTTACAGTTGATATCCATACACTGCGCCACCTTAATGCTTTTCAGCCTTGGTCTCTGGGGCTTGCGCTGCTGCTGCTTGCTGTTGGGCTTTTTTTTGACGGCACGCGTTTGATGCATTTAGTTCGTATTTCCGGTGAACACATTCGTTTGGTTGAAGCCGTGCAGGTTGTCTTTGGCAACTATTTTCTCGCGCTCCTGACTCCCGGAGCGGCAGGCGGAGCGGTAGCACAAGTTATGTTCTTGCGCCGGGCCGGGGTTCCAACCGGAAAAGCCACTGTTTTGGTAGTTGTGCGGACAATTTTGTCGATTGTTTTTTTATTGGTTTGTTTACCGCTGGTGTTTTATCATGATCCCGGCCTTATGCCCTGGCTTTCGCAGCGAGTATTAGCCGTAGCTTCTATTGGCTGCGTTATTAGTGTATTTGGCGTTATATGGATGCTGCGGACCAGTCTGCCCAATTACCTTTTGGTTGTTTTAACAAAAAAAATAAGTCATACAAGACGCCGCCGGATATTTTCAGCGTATCGCGATGTGCGCGGCGCAGTGTTTATGCTTTCTTCCGCGCCTCGCAGCATGCTGCGAGTTTTGGCTGAATCCGCTGTCAGTTTGTTAGCCATCTATAGTGTCGTTCCCATTCTTTTTATGGGAATGGGAATAAGCTTTGATTGGAAGTATATTATGGGTAGAATGATTTTTCTCAACATATTGTTGTATTTTGCCCCGACACCGGGCGGATCGGGAATTGCCGAAGGGGGATTTGTCCTGTTGTTCAGTGACTTTCTGCCTTCCGGTACAGTAGGGATTGCGGCGGTAGCCTGGCGTATGCTGGCCGAATATGTTCCTTTTACCATTGGTTTATATTTTACAATCAAAGTTTTTGGCCGTGATTTTTTGAGCAACCAGATTAAATAG
- a CDS encoding NAD-dependent epimerase/dehydratase family protein, which yields MKALVTGGAGFIGSHIVDKLVQENCRVVVVDNLSTGLRNNLNAKAKFVEMDIRSHELIDLFQTEQFDYVIHQAAQTMVPSSIENPDYDCQVNILGTVNVLECCRKTGVKRLVFASSAAVYGNVETIPVTETAETCPTSFYGLSKLTVEKYLYLYHEIYGFDYVVLRYANVYGERQGDAGEGGVVSIFTRKIHQGQPLTIFGDGGQTRDFIYVGDVANANYQAMVTPNGNAVYNISTQTETSVNTLIELLGKASGQAASKEYRDPRDGDIYRSFLANAAARQNLAWTPSIPLVEGLYRTYQFSK from the coding sequence ATGAAAGCACTAGTTACAGGCGGCGCCGGTTTTATCGGATCCCATATCGTCGATAAACTGGTACAGGAAAACTGCCGGGTGGTAGTAGTCGATAATTTGAGTACCGGACTGCGGAATAATCTGAACGCAAAGGCTAAGTTTGTCGAAATGGATATTCGCAGCCATGAATTAATTGATTTGTTTCAAACCGAGCAGTTTGATTATGTAATTCATCAGGCGGCTCAAACGATGGTTCCCAGTTCGATTGAAAATCCGGATTATGATTGTCAGGTCAATATTTTAGGAACAGTGAATGTATTGGAATGCTGTCGTAAAACCGGGGTAAAGCGGCTGGTATTTGCTTCGTCGGCGGCAGTGTACGGGAATGTGGAAACCATACCTGTTACCGAAACGGCTGAAACTTGTCCCACCTCATTTTACGGCCTGAGCAAGTTAACAGTGGAAAAGTATCTTTATTTATATCATGAGATTTATGGCTTCGATTATGTCGTTTTGCGCTATGCCAATGTATATGGAGAACGTCAGGGGGACGCCGGTGAAGGCGGGGTAGTCAGTATTTTTACCCGTAAAATTCATCAGGGCCAGCCGCTGACTATCTTTGGCGATGGCGGCCAAACCCGGGATTTTATTTATGTTGGCGATGTAGCCAATGCTAATTATCAGGCTATGGTGACGCCGAATGGAAATGCTGTGTATAATATTAGCACTCAAACCGAAACAAGTGTTAACACTTTAATCGAATTGTTAGGCAAAGCCTCCGGCCAAGCTGCAAGTAAAGAATACAGGGATCCCCGCGACGGCGATATTTACCGTTCTTTTTTAGCCAATGCTGCCGCGCGGCAAAATTTAGCCTGGACTCCGTCGATTCCCTTAGTTGAAGGGCTTTATCGGACATATCAATTTTCAAAGTAA